A window from Penicillium oxalicum strain HP7-1 chromosome VIII, whole genome shotgun sequence encodes these proteins:
- a CDS encoding Xylosidase/arabinosidase, whose protein sequence is MSSSTSSAPRPDPKPLVTHLYTADPSAHVFNNKIYIYPSHDRETDIAFNDNGDQYDMTDYHVFSMDAIDGPVTDSGVVLSAADVPWVSKQMWAPDAATKNGKYYLFFPARDHEGIFRIGVAVSDSPMGPFAPEKSYIPGSYSIDPAVFVDTDDSAYLYFGGIWGGQLQCWERADGSASASADPQMNGLVFNKSKSGPQEPSGAGVPALCPRVGQLSDDMLTFVSPPRELQILAPETGEPLAADDHERRFFEAAWMHKYKGKYYFSYSTGDSHYLVYATGDSPWGPFTYQGRILEPVLGWTTHHSIVEFQGKWYLFYHDCELSKGVDHLRSVKVREIVYDEEDKIHLA, encoded by the coding sequence ATGTCTTCTTCTACTTCCTCGGCGCCTCGCCCTGATCCCAAACCCCTCGTCACCCATCTCTACACGGCCGACCCCTCCGCCCACGTCTTCAACAACAAAATCTACATCTACCCGTCCCACGACCGCGAGACCGACATCGCCTTCAACGACAATGGCGACCAATACGACATGACCGACTACCACGTCTTCTCCATGGACGCCATCGACGGCCCCGTCACCGACTCGGGCGTCGTCCTCTCCGCCGCCGACGTCCCCTGGGTCTCCAAGCAGATGTGGGCGCCCGACGCCGCCACCAAAAATGGCAAATActacctcttcttccctgcACGCGACCACGAGGGCATCTTCCGCATCGGCGTGGCCGTCTCGGACTCGCCTATGGGTCCCTTTGCTCCGGAAAAGAGCTACATCCCCGGCAGTTACAGTATCGATCCAGCCGTGTTTGTCGACACGGACGACTCGGCCTACTTGTACTTTGGTGGGATCTGGGGTGGACAGCTGCAGTGCTGGGAACGCGCCGATggctcggcctcggcctcggccgaTCCGCAGATGAACGGGCTGGTCTTCAACAAGTCCAAGTCGGGTCCGCAGGAACCCTCCGGGGCTGGTGTACCGGCCTTGTGTCCGCGCGTGGGTCAATTGTCGGACGATATGCTCACGTTTGTGTCGCCGCCGCGAGAGTTGCAGATTCTGGCGCCGGAGACGGGGGAGCCGCTGGCGGCGGATGATCATGAGCGGCGCTTCTTCGAGGCTGCCTGGATGCACAAGTACAAGGGCAAGTATTACTTTTCGTATTCGACGGGTGATTCGCACTACCTGGTGTATGCGACGGGTGACTCGCCCTGGGGGCCCTTCACGTACCAGGGTCGCATCTTGGAGCCCGTCTTGGGCTGGACGACGCATCACTCGATTGTCGAGTTCCAGGGCAAGTGGTACTTGTTCTATCATGATTGTGAGTTGTCCAAGGGAGTGGACCACTTGCGCTCGGTCAAGGTGCGGGAGATTGTgtatgatgaggaggatAAGATTCATCTGGCATAG
- a CDS encoding MutS protein: MRVNARNLAQWASGFRGSSSHDPSVLSFQCPTHRTICHHARPSWLRPKALSLPSNVDGRRGAKTKATVRLKDLPQGVLRLEPYNDAKDHAPEYPTVIQGHRNNMHKFKNCVVLTRVGGFYELYFEQAEELAPLLNLKLAFKKTAAGYVPMAGFPFFQLDRFLKLLVQDLNRYVAISEEFAIKPEDKLKSGGLMWNRKVARIITPGTLIDEKFMDPSENNFLLAIYLDVASLQEKSKQQVDTQSSQHVLSSVLHAVGLAWMDLSTGDFFTQLTTLQMLPSAIARIGAREILVDQKVQDLIGQEMQLLVGRDHRLVTFFSFPDTIAPMSNWESMLESPVSENAIASFTKEEVAAGFSLLEYTRGQLQRTNLKLLPPRRRHLDESMNIDRNSLSGLEILETARDGFGKGSLLHAVRRTSTKSGARLLRDRLTSPSTSIQVIHERLDLVSIFVDDIDLRDGVVQLLKRNYDAQRLVQKFALGKGDADDLICLSRAIEAAREVKTLLSRYANLCLESAKIASLSSMLSRLHLDGPTALADRITAAIDEEGLLQQQRIQENTAAEAARLAQEVALHEGTPAEVDELPKKVRARTNERLSSADADSSPPETWIMRRGASAALKSLHEKLDRCFTEKDALVKRLRDSVGSNNLSLKWTPGLGHICHIKGAKISQTALEDLGVTRNVSSTKSTRSFYLPAWSELGGQMDNIKIRIRQEENAIFERLRREVIMNLIKIRRNAAVMDELDVACSFATLAQEQQLVRPILNNGNTHRNWRSFVSNDCFLGEPERIWLITGPNMAGKSTFLRQNALITILAQVGSYVPASYAEIGIVDQIFSRIGAADDLFRDQSTFMVEMLETATILKQATARSFVIMDEVGRGTTPEDGTAVSFACLHHLHFHNRSRVLFATHFHALADMTGSFDSLARYCTDVKERPDGGFSFVHRLRKGVNRESHALKVAQLAGIPEETIELASRVKRQLQKNGDGV; encoded by the exons ATGCGCGTCAATGCTCGAAATCTCGCTCAATGGGCCTCTGGCTTTCGAGGTTCATCATCTCATGATCCCAgtgtcttgtctttccaaTGTCCCACTCATCGGACGATCTGTCACCATGCACGCCCTAGCTGGCTGCGTCCGAAGGCGCTTTCATTACCCTCCAATGTTGATGGTCGCCGAGGTGCGAAGACTAAGGCTACCGTCAGATTAAAAGACCTTCCTCAAGGAGTGCTCCGGTTGGAGCCGTACAATGACGCAAAAGATCATGCGCCTGAGTATCCAACAGTGATACAAGGCCATCGTAATAACATGCACAAATTTAAGAACTGCGTTGTTCTCACTCGAGTTGGGGGCTTCTACGAG CTTTACTTCGAGCAGGCTGAAGAGCTTGCCCCTCTTTTGAACTTGAAGCTCGCTTTCAAAAAGACCGCTGCCGGCTATGTTCCCATGGCTGGATTTCCTTTCTTTCAACTGGACCGCTTCTTGAAATTGCTCGTTCAGGATCTGAACCGCTATGTGGCCATCAGCGAAGAGTTCGCTATCAAGCCAGAGGACAAGCTGAAATCTGGGGGCCTTATGTGGAATCGCAAGGTAGCCAGAATCATCACGCCCGGAACTCTAATTGATGAGAAGTTCATGGACCCATCAGAAAACAACTTCCTGCTCGCAATCTACCTGGATGTCGCGTCTCTTCAGGAGAAGTCAAAGCAACAAGTTGACACGCAGTCATCACAGCATGTACTGTCCTCCGTGCTTCACGCCGTAGGGTTAGCGTGGATGGATTTATCAACAGGGGATTTCTTCACGCAGCTTACGACACTTCAGATGCTACCATCGGCTATCGCGCGCATTGGGGCTCGCGAGATACTTGTTGATCAAAAAGTTCAAGATCTCATTGGACAAGAAATGCAACTTCTCGTTGGTCGCGACCATCGACTTGTCACCTTTTTTAGCTTTCCAGACACAATAGCACCGATGTCGAACTGGGAATCCATGTTAGAGTCCCCAGTGTCAGAAAATGCGATTGCTTCCTTCACGAAGGAAGAAGTGGCCGCTGGATTTAGCCTTCTTGAATATACAAGAGGCCAGCTTCAAAGAACAAATCTTAAATTACTGCCCCCTCGTCGTCGGCATCTTGATGAGTCAATGAATATCGACCGGAACAGTCTGAGTGGCTTGGAAATCCTGGAAACTGCTCGTGACGGGTTTGGGAAGGGTAGTCTCCTTCATGCTGTCCGCCGCACGAGCACCAAGAGTGGTGCTCGTTTGTTAAGGGATCGACTCA CCTCACCTTCAACGTCAATTCAAGTGATCCACGAAAGATTGGATCTGGTCTCAATATTTGTAGATGACATTGATCTTCGTGATGGCGTGGTTCAACTGCTTAAACGAAACTACGATGCTCAGCGGCTCGTTCAGAAATTTGCGCTAGGCAAGGGAGACGCAGATGATTTAATATGTCTTTCTCGTGCAATAGAAGCAGCAAGGGAGGTCAAAACGCTCCTTTCACGTTATGCGAATCTTTGTCTGGAGTCTGCGAAGATTGCAAGTCTATCGTCTATGCTTTCGCGGCTTCATCTCGACGGGCCAACTGCTCTAGCAGATCGCATCACGGCTGCCATCGATGAGGAAGGATTGTTACAGCAGCAGCGCATTCAAGAGAACACCGCTGCCGAAGCGGCTCGTCTTGCACAGGAAGTTGCGCTCCACGAAGGCACACCAGCTGAAGTGGACGAATTGCCTAAAAAGGTTCGCGCCCGGACTAATGAGCGTCTCTCCTCAGCGGATGCCGATTCCTCGCCTCCAGAGACATGGATAATGCGTCGCGGGGCTAGTGCTGCGCTGAAGTCTCTCCACGAGAAGTTGGATCGCTGCTTCACTGAGAAAGACGCTCTGGTCAAGCGTCTCCGCGACTCTGTAGGATCTAATAACTTATCGCTCAAGTGGACTCCAGGTCTTGGTCATATCTGCCACATCAAGGGCGCCAAAATATCCCAAACAGCCCTTGAAGATTTGGGAGTAACACGCAACGTGTCATCCACTAAGTCCACTCGATCCTTCTACCTTCCAGCATGGAGCGAGCTGGGTGGTCAGATGGACAACATCAAAATACGGATCAGGCAGGAAGAAAATGCAATTTTCGAGCGTCTTCGCCGTGAAGTGATCATGAATTTGATAAAAATCAGACGCAATGCTGCGGTCATGGACGAGCTCGACGTGGCGTGCTCATTCGCTACTCTGGCCCAGGAGCAGCAACTGGTTCGACCGATTCTGAACAATGGCAACACGCATAGAAATT GGCGATCTTTCGTGAGCAATGACTGCTTTCTCGGGGAGCCAGAACGGATATGGCTCATCACTGGACCCAACATGGCTGGTAAAAGCACGTTTCTTCGACAGAATGCCTTGATCACGATCCTCGCTCAGGTGGGCTCCTACGTCCCTGCGTCCTACGCTGAAATCGGCATTGTTGATCAGATCTTCAGTCGTATTGGGGCCGCAGATGATCTTTTCCGTGATCAGTCAACATTCATGGTGGAGATGCTCGAGACTGCCACCATACTGAAACAAGCCACTGCCCGGTCCTTTGTCATCATGGATGAAGTAGGGCGAGGAACGACGCCGGAAGATGGAACGGCAGTGAGCTTTGCTTGCCTCCACCATTTGCATTTCCATAATCGCAGTCGAGTTCTCTTTGCGACACATTTCCATGCGCTCGCGGATATGACGGGCTCTTTTGATTCCTTGGCACGCTATTGCACTGACGTCAAGGAGAGGCCTGATGGGGGATTTTCTTTCGTGCATCGTCTACGCAAAGGGGTCAACCGGGAGTCACACGCCCTCAAAGTGGCTCAGCTAGCAGGAATACCTGAGGAGACCATTGAGTTGGCATCCCGTGTCAAAAGACAATTACAAAAGAATGGTGATGGCGTTTGA
- a CDS encoding Activating signal cointegrator 1 complex subunit 3, protein MADQNISQYKYSAMSNLVLQADRRFISRVNDEPTGDPESLAGRIGIREMGGRVARENVPKSKKKPTTDLERGAIHEGEDVLLREQRKRQRGQPAQQRGQGILSAADALIEGLKYRPRTPATRATYDLILTITGTNLGDVPHEVVRSAADAVLELLKDEDMKDFDKKKEIDDLLGTSMNPKEFNELVNLGKKITDYDAQDDDDEVDGGLDEEGELDERQGVAVVFDEEDEDEDRMGTVDEIRDEDSDEEEEAEEEDRVDAYEGAAEEPDAEDEMIIDGGLDRGDKSKEKSGMTVSAREIDAYWLQRQIGALYPDAHIQQEKTKEALEILGGQADDGSEKPLRDVENDLMELFDYDHPELVAKLVSNRTKVVWVTRWRQVAEDADAKNLVESQMVEAGHRAILDEIRGKTTEDLSHRPEKIKLDLMDVDVPTAPEAAEQKQVGENGLVGGLQPKRLINLDNLVFHQGNHLMTNPNVKLPQGSTKRTFKGYEEIHVPPPQAKKQPGEKNIPTTELPDWARVGFGSSKELNRVQTKCYPSAFHDDGNLLVCAPTGSGKTNVAMLTILREIGKNRNPETGEIMLDDFKIIYISPLKALVQEQVGNLGKRLEPYGIRVSELTGDRQLTKQQIADTQVIVTTPEKYDVITRKASETSYTNLVRLIVIDEIHLLHDDRGPVLESIVSRTIRRVEQTGDPVRIVGLSATLPNYRDVASFLRADPETGVFHFDGSYRPCPLKQEFIGVTDKKAIKQLKTMNDICYNKVMEQVGQKRNQMLIFVHSRKETAKTAKYIRDKAIEMETIGQILRSDAASRAILSEEAESVDDASLKDLLPYGLGIHHAGLSLADRDSVQALFADGSIQVLVCTATLAWGVNLPAHTVIIKGTQVYSPEKGSWVELSPQDVLQMLGRAGRPQYDTFGEGIIITSQSEIQYYLSLMNQQLPIESQLMSKLADNLNAEIVLGNVRTRDEGVEWLGYTYLYVRMLRSPGLYSVGADYENDDALEQKRVDLIHSAAAVLERAGLVNDEFKYIPVRQDEKLELGKLLGRVPVPVKETIDEPHAKINVLLQAYISRLKLDGLALMADMVYVTQSAGRIIRAIFEICLKKGWASVAKTALDLCKMAEKRMWPTMSPLRQFHGCPRDILQKAERIDVPWPSYFDLDPPRMGELLGMPKAGRVVCDLVSKFPRLDVQAQVQPITRSMLRVELTITPNFVWDDSVHGAAQEFWILVEDCDGEDILYHDRFLLRREFAISEMNEHMVEFTVPITEPMPPNYFISLVSDRWMHSETKIAVSFQKLILPERFPPHTPLLDMQRAPVKALKRDEFQKLYPDWEHFNKIQTQVFKSVFDTDENVFIGAPTGSGKTVCAELALLRHWATEKEGRAVYVAPFQELVDQRLADWEKRLGGIAGGKTIVKLTGETTADLKLLEQADLVLATPVQWDVLSRQWQRRKNVQTVQLFIADELHMLGGFGGYIYEMVVSRMHYMSLQTENEMRIVGLSVPLSNARDLGEWIGANKHTIYNFSPHARPVPLELHIQSYTVPHFPSLMLAMARPAYQSILQLSPDKPALVFVPSRKQARSTAMDLLAACAMDDNEDRFLNADVEELAPLLSRVQEQTLATSLSHGIGYYHEALSQTDKRIVSHLFTIGAIQVLLASRDVCWELNLTAHLVIVMNTQFFEGREHRYIDYPISEILQMFGKASRPGVDKMGRGVLMVPAVKREYYKKFLNEALPVESHLQVYLHDAFVTEASTRTITSTQDAVDWMTYSYFYRRLLANPSFYGLSDVSHEGLSTFLSELVETTLKELSEAKIIDLDEEDDSVSPLNAAMISAYYNISFITMQTFLLSLSARTKLKGILEIVTSATEFESIQMRRHEDHILRRVYDRIPVKMSEPSFDSPHFKAFVLLQAHFSRMQLPIDLAKDQEDIVRKVLNLLSACVDVLSSEGHLNAMNAMELSQMVVQAMWDRDSPLKQIPHFSPEVIGVAKEYGINDIFEFMEAMDPSENKDYATLVKRLGLNNKQLAQAAAFTNEKYPSIDLDFEVEDPENVTSGEPAYLKIKVQREVEEDEEVDTTVHAPFYPNQKMENWWLVVGEEKTKSLLAIKRVTIGRKLDLRLEYVVPTPGEHELTLYLMSDSYVGVDQAPTFTVNAAEGMDEDESEEDEDEE, encoded by the exons ATGGCGGACCAAAATATCTCGCAATATAAGTACTCGGCGATGTCCAACCTGGTTCTCCAGGCGGACCGTCGTTTCATCAGTCGCGTCAATGACGAACCTACAGGTGACCCAGAATCACTCGCTGGCCGGATTGGGATTCGCGAAATGGGTGGGCGAGTGGCGCGCGAAAACGTGCcaaagtcgaagaagaaacccACTACCGACCTCGAGCGAGGCGCCATTCACGAAGGCGAAGACGTGCTTCTGCGGGAACAGAGGAAACGCCAGCGCGGTCAACCAGCGCAACAACGAGGACAGGGCATCTTATCGGCAGCAGACGCTCTGATCGAAGGTCTGAAGTACCGTCCCCGAACGCCAGCCACGCGAGCCACATACGACCTTATTCTCACGATAACTGGGACGAATCTCGGAGATGTGCCCCACGAAGTCGTGCGGAGTGCTGCCGATGCTGTCTTGGAACTGCTGAAGGACGAGGATATGAAAGACTTtgataaaaagaaagaaatcgATGATCTTTTGGGTACCTCAATGAATCCTAAAGAGTTTAATGAGCTTGTTAACTTGGGCAAAAAAATCACCGACTACGATGCTcaagatgacgacgacgaggtAGACGGTGGCTTGGATGAAGAAGGCGAGCTTGATGAACGTCAAGGTGTTGCTGTagtctttgatgaagaagacgaggatgaggatcgCATGGGCACTGTGGACGAGATCCGGGATGAAGACTctgacgaagaggaagaagcagaggaagaggaccGAGTCGATGCATACGAAGGTGCTGCAGAGGAGCCGGACGCCGAGGACGAAATGATTATTGACGGCGGTTTGGACCGTGgcgacaagtccaaggaAAAGTCCGGAATGACCGTATCCGCCCGTGAGATCGACGCATACTGGCTCCAACGACAGATCGGTGCCTTGTATCCCGACGCCCACATTCAACAAGAAAAGACGAAAGAGGCGCTTGAGATTCTCGGTGGGCAGGCAGACGATGGGTCGGAAAAGCCTCTTCGCGACGTTGAAAACGATCTCATGGAGCTGTTCGATTACGATCACCCCGAACTCGTTGCGAAGCTGGTCTCCAACCGGACCAAGGTCGTCTGGGTTACCAGATGGAGGCAGGTCGCTGAGGATGCAGATGCTAAAAACCTGGTGGAAAGCCAAATGGTCGAGGCTGGTCATCGTGCGATCTTGGATGAGATTCGTGGCAAGACCACTGAAGACCTTTCTCATCGCcctgagaagatcaagcttGACTTGATGGACGTTGATGTACCCACAGCGCCAGAAGCTGCGGAACAAAAGCAAGTTGGCGAAAACGGCCTCGTTGGTGGTTTGCAGCCTAAGCGTCTGATCAACCTTGACAACCTTGTCTTCCACCAGGGCAACCACCTTATGACAAACCCCAACGTCAAGTTGCCGCAAGGTTCCACAAAGCGGACGTTCAAGGGTTATGAAGAGATTCATGTTCCTCCCCCTCAGGCGAAAAAGCAACCCGGCGAGAAAAACATCCCTACCACAGAACTGCCGGACTGGGCCCGTGTGGGCTTCGGTAGCTCAAAGGAGTTGAACAGAGTCCAGACGAAGTGCTATCCTTCCGCGTTCCACGACGACGGCAATCTGCTCGTCTGCGCTCCCACTGGTTCGGGAAAGACCAATGTCGCTATGCTCACTATTCTTCGAGAGATCGGCAAGAACCGCAACCCTGAGACTGGCGAAATCATGCTGGATGATTTCAAGATCATTTACATTTCTCCATTAAAAGCGCTGGTCCAGGAACAAGTTGGAAACCTTGGCAAGCGTCTTGAGCCCTACGGCATCCGGGTTTCGGAGCTGACAGGTGACCGTCAACTCACCAAGCAGCAGATTGCCGACACTCAGGTCATCGTCACTACGCCTGAAAAATATGATGTTATCACCCGAAAAGCATCAGAAACCAGCTACACCAATCTCGTGCGCCTCATTGTGATTGACGagattcatcttctccacgaTGATCGTGGCCCTGTCTTGGAAAGCATCGTCAGCCGTACTATCCGTCGGGTGGAGCAAACAGGTGACCCGGTTCGCATTGTTGGTCTCAGTGCTACTCTGCCAAACTACCGGGATGTCGCAAGCTTCCTTCGCGCTGATCCTGAGACAGGAGTCTTCCATTTTGATGGCTCATACCGTCCTTGTCCGTTGAAGCAGGAATTCATCGGCGTGACAGACAAGAAGGCCATCAAGCAGCTTAAGACAATGAACGATATTTGTTACAACAAGGTCATGGAGCAGGTCGGGCAGAAGCGGAATCAGATGCTGATTTTCGTCCATTCTCGCAAGGAAACTGCCAAGACGGCGAAGTACATCAGAGACAAGGCCATTGAAATGGAGACTATCGGACAGATTCTTCGCAGTGATGCTGCAAGCCGGGCCATTCTTTCGGAGGAAGCTGAATCCGTTGATGACGCATCTTTGAAGGATCTTCTCCCTTATGGTCTTGGTATTCACCATGCTGGTCTCAGTCTTGCGGATCGTGACTCCGTCCAGGCCCTCTTCGCTGACGGCAGTATTCAAGTCCTCGTCTGCACTGCAACTCTGGCTTGGGGTGTCAACCTGCCCGCGCATACTGTCATTATCAAGGGCACGCAGGTCTATTCACCAGAGAAGGGTAGCTGGGTCGAGCTGAGTCCCCAAGATGTTCTCCAAATGCTCGGACGTGCCGGTCGACCTCAGTATGATACATTTGGCGAgggtatcatcatcacttcaCAGTCTGAGATTCAGTACTACCTCTCGCTCATGAATCAGCAGTTGCCCATCGAGTCGCAACTCATGAGTAAGCTCGCAGATAATCTGAACGCCGAAATTGTGCTGGGCAATGTCCGGACTCGTGATGAAGGTGTTGAATGGCTCGGCTACACCTATCTCTACGTGCGGATGCTTCGCTCTCCCGGCTTGTACAGTGTTGGAGCGGATTACGAGAACGATGATGCTTTGGAACAGAAGCGTGTTGACTTGATCCACTCTGCAGCGGCCGTGCTTGAACGGGCTGGGCTTGTCAA CGACGAGTTCAAATACATTCCCGTTCGTCAGGATGAGAAGCTAGAGCTTGGAAAACTTTTGGGTCGAGTGCCTGTGCCTGTCAAGGAAACAATTGATGAGCCTCATGCCAAGATCAATGTTCTTCTCCAGGCCTACATCTCACGACTGAAGCTTGATGGTCTTGCTTTGATGGCTGACATGGTCTACGTCACCCAATCGGCTGGGCGTATTATCCGTGCGATTTTCGAGATTTGCTTGAAAAAAGGATGGGCATCGGTGGCCAAGACTGCTCTCGATCTTTGCAAGATGGCAGAGAAGCGCATGTGGCCTACGATGTCTCCGCTCCGACAATTCCATGGCTGCCCAAGAGACATTCTCCAAAAAGCCGAGCGGATTGACGTACCCTGGCCCAGCTACTTCGATCTGGATCCTCCCCGGATGGGCGAGCTGCTTGGCATGCCCAAGGCTGGTCGTGTTGTCTGCGATCTGGTTTCCAAATTCCCTCGGCTTGATGTTCAAGCTCAAGTGCAGCCCATCACCCGCTCTATGCTGCGTGTTGAGTTGACCATCACCCCCAACTTCGTCTGGGATGATTCTGTCCACGGAGCTGCGCAAGAGTTCTGGATTCTGGTGGAGGATTGTGATGGCGAGGATATTCTTTACCACGACCGTTTCCTTCTCCGCCGGGAGTTTGCTATTTCTGAGATGAATGAGCACATGGTTGAGTTCACGGTCCCTATCACCGAACCTATGCCCCCCAACTACTTCATTTCGTTGGTTTCAGACCGATGGATGCACTCCGAGACAAAGATCGCCGTCTCTTTCCAAAAGCTCATTCTTCCTGAGCGTTTCCCTCCCCACACCCCCCTCTTGGATATGCAGCGTGCTCCAGTCAAAGCGCTGAAGCGAGACGAGTTCCAGAAGCTTTATCCTGACTGGGAGCACTTCAACAAAATTCAGACCCAGGTCTTCAAGTCGGTCTTCGACACTGATGAAAATGTGTTCATTGGCGCACCTACTGGAAGCGGAAAGACTGTCTGTGCCGAACTGGCTTTGCTACGCCATTGGGCCACTGAAAAGGAGGGCCGTGCAGTTTATGTAGCGCCATTCCAGGAGCTCGTCGACCAGCGATTGGCTGATTGGGAGAAGCGGCTCGGTGGCATTGCTGGGGGCAAAACCATTGTCAAACTGACTGGTGAAACCACAGCAGACCTGAAGCTTTTGGAACAAGCTGACCTGGTCCTCGCCACTCCCGTCCAGTGGGATGTACTTTCTCGTCAGTGGCAGAGGCGCAAGAACGTTCAAACGGTGCAGCTGTTCATCGCCGACGAACTGCACATGCTTGGTGGCTTTGGGGGTTACATTTACGAGATGGTCGTGTCTCGCATGCACTACATGTCTCTGCAGACTGAGAACGAAATGCGGATTGTCGGGTTGAGTGTGCCGCTTTCCAACGCTCGTGACCTTGGTGAATGGATCGGTGCCAATAAACACACCATTTACAACTTCAGTCCCCACGCACGCCCTGTGCCCCTGGAGTTGCATATCCAGTCTTACACTGTTCCtcatttcccctccctcATGCTCGCCATGGCCCGACCCGCCTACCAATCCATCCTGCAGTTGTCTCCGGACAAGCCTGCGCTGGTCTTTGTTCCCAGCCGTAAGCAAGCTCGCTCAACGGCGATGGACCTTCTCGCCGCCTGTGCTATGGACGACAATGAGGACCGATTCTTGAATGCCGATGTCGAGGAGCTAGCACCTTTGCTTTCACGTGTTCAGGAACAGACGCTGGCGACGTCATTGAGCCACGGCATTGGCTACTACCATGAGGCATTGTCTCAGACCGACAAGCGAATcgtctctcatcttttcACCATCGGTGCCATCCAGGTCCTTCTTGCTTCACGCGATGTGTGCTGGGAGCTGAACCTGACCGCCCATCTGGTCATTGTGATGAACACCCAGTTCTTTGAAGGCCGTGAGCATCGCTACATCGATTATCCGATCAGCGAGATTCTGCAGATGTTCGGCAAGGCTTCTCGCCCCGGTGTGGACAAGATGGGACGCGGTGTACTCATGGTACCAGCTGTCAAGCGGGAGTACTACAAGAAGTTCTTGAACGAGGCTCTGCCTGTGGAGAGTCATCTTCAAGTGTACCTGCATGATGCCTTTGTGACTGAGGCTAGCACTCGCACCATCACCTCCACGCAGGACGCCGTCGACTGGATGACATACTCTTACTTCTATCGTCGCCTTCTTGCAAACCCCAGTTTCTACGGTCTCAGTGACGTGAGTCACGAGGGGCTCAGTACTTTCTTGTCTGAGTTGGTGGAGACTACGTTGAAGGAGTTGTCCGAAGCGAagatcattgatcttgacgaggaggacgacaGTGTCTCCCCGCTCAACGCCGCCATGATCAGCGCCTATTATAACATTTCCTTCATCACCATGCAAACATTCCTCTTGTCTCTGTCGGCCCGCACGAAGCTCAAGGGTATCCTGGAGATTGTCACGTCGGCGACCGAATTCGAGTCAATTCAGATGCGCCGCCACGAGGACCATATTCTTCGCCGCGTGTATGACCGAATTCCTGTGAAGATGTCGGAGCCTTCCTTTGATTCACCACATTTCAAGGCCTTTGTCCTCCTCCAAGCTCACTTCTCCCGGATGCAACTTCCCATCGATCTTGCCAAGGACCAGGAAGACATCGTTCGCAAGGTGCTCAACCTTCTCAGTGCCTGTGTGGACGTCCTTTCTTCCGAGGGACACCTGAACGCTATGAATGCCATGGAGCTGTCGCAAATGGTTGTGCAAGCCATGTGGGATCGTGATAGTCCTCTCAAGCAGATTCCTCACTTTTCGCCCGAGGTCATTGGGGTTGCAAAGGAATATGG GATCAACGATATTTTCGAATTCATGGAGGCCATGGACCCCTCGGAGAACAAGGACTACGCCACTCTGGTCAAGCGTCTGGGTCTCAACAACAAGCAACTGGCGCAAGCTGCCGCTTTCACCAATGAGAAATACCCCAGTATCGATCTTGACTTTGAGGTTGAAGATCCTGAGAATGTCACCTCTGGTGAGCCCGCCTacctcaagatcaaggtGCAGCgagaggttgaagaagacgaagaggtCGACACCACTGTGCATGCGCCGTTCTATCCCAaccagaagatggagaacTGGTGGTTGGTTGTGGGCGAGGAAAAAACTAAGAGCTTGCTGGCCATCAAGCGTGTCACAATTGGTCGCAAACTTGATTTGCGGCTTGAGTATGTGGTGCCTACCCCTGGTGAGCATGAGTTGACACTCTACTTGATGAGTGACAGCTACGTCGGTGTGGATCAAGCTCCGACGTTTACTGTGAATGCTGCCGAGGGcatggatgaggatgagagtgaggaagacgaggatgaagagtaG